A section of the Agrococcus sp. SGAir0287 genome encodes:
- a CDS encoding polyprenol monophosphomannose synthase — MPGTIVLVPTYDERESLPVTLRRLLDAVPDVHVLVLDDASPDGTGALADAMAADDARIAVLHRPGKQGLGAAYVAGFHEAISRGYDVVVEMDADGSHPPETLPAMLREVEGGADLSIGSRWVRGGSVVDWPMRRELLSRGANVYARLLLGIPVHDVTAGFRAYRTSLLRELDLEAIDSRGYAFQIEMTIAASDVGARIVEVPIAFVERAAGVSKMSGSIVLEALVKVTGWGLGRRLARARRRSRVL, encoded by the coding sequence GTGCCTGGCACCATCGTGCTCGTCCCGACCTACGACGAGCGGGAGTCGCTCCCCGTGACGCTGCGCCGGCTGCTCGACGCGGTCCCGGACGTCCACGTGCTCGTGCTCGACGACGCGAGCCCGGACGGCACGGGCGCGCTCGCCGATGCGATGGCCGCGGACGACGCGCGCATCGCCGTGCTGCACCGCCCCGGGAAGCAGGGGCTCGGCGCCGCCTACGTCGCGGGCTTCCACGAGGCGATCTCGCGCGGCTACGACGTCGTGGTCGAGATGGACGCCGATGGCTCGCACCCGCCCGAGACGCTGCCCGCCATGCTCCGCGAGGTCGAGGGCGGTGCGGACCTCTCCATCGGCTCGCGCTGGGTGCGCGGCGGCAGCGTCGTCGACTGGCCGATGCGCCGCGAGCTCCTGTCGCGCGGTGCGAACGTGTACGCGCGCCTCCTGCTGGGCATCCCCGTCCACGACGTCACCGCCGGGTTCCGGGCCTACCGCACGTCCCTGCTGCGCGAGCTCGATCTCGAGGCGATCGACTCGCGCGGCTACGCCTTCCAGATCGAGATGACGATCGCGGCCTCCGACGTCGGTGCACGCATCGTCGAGGTGCCCATCGCCTTCGTCGAGCGCGCCGCAGGCGTCTCGAAGATGTCGGGCTCCATCGTGCTCGAGGCGCTCGTGAAGGTCACCGGGTGGGGCCTGGGCCGTCGGCTCGCCCGCGCTCGCAGGCGCTCCCGAGTGCTCTGA
- a CDS encoding glycosyltransferase family 39 protein → MQARGVGRATAIVASVLGAVAIAFILVGRIDAQSVGGDEHTYLEAGLAYMRGDLSPNPEHPPLAKLVLGAWQSLVFEGAVAGRLLVAAMALGTASAIWWMLRGELGARAAIVPAVVVLVADHTVHGDRIDRLVTLEAFVVLGSAWAFAFAWRWRRGGGAGWLAASGAAMAAACLCKVSALVLVPAFLVLLVGPGRPGARRALVGIGLFAAAGIALAAAVLVPFGGVAAVQAMADYQLAHAQGGHAVRIDGVVHAAAPWWATLRFALDGTGIVPSIGIVLGAATAWLARPARALVATLTTATALSIVALSASPVALPQYLLGWIWMPTALAGVGLVELVRRVRVATSWTPRRIGAAAAAVVVGIGAAWSGTASFVRVALTERDAVDLAVETLLELDAEPVVYVPGHDGWNARAQEGVTVVGDPSAQGITAVIVGDDQRTTPDPALLAFLDDPDTCVGGLQVVEGWLVCDLGGELVVTEDGFAVAGG, encoded by the coding sequence GTGCAGGCGAGGGGCGTCGGACGCGCCACGGCGATCGTGGCGAGCGTCCTCGGCGCCGTAGCGATCGCGTTCATCCTCGTCGGGCGCATCGACGCGCAGAGCGTCGGCGGCGACGAGCACACCTACCTGGAGGCCGGGCTCGCGTACATGCGCGGCGACCTCTCGCCCAACCCCGAGCATCCGCCGCTCGCGAAGCTCGTGCTGGGAGCCTGGCAGTCGCTGGTCTTCGAGGGCGCGGTCGCAGGCAGGCTCCTCGTCGCGGCGATGGCGCTCGGCACCGCCTCGGCGATCTGGTGGATGCTGCGCGGCGAGCTCGGCGCGCGCGCCGCGATCGTGCCGGCCGTCGTGGTCCTCGTCGCCGATCACACCGTGCACGGCGATCGGATCGATCGGCTCGTGACGCTCGAGGCGTTCGTCGTGCTCGGCAGCGCCTGGGCGTTCGCGTTCGCCTGGCGCTGGCGGCGCGGCGGCGGCGCCGGCTGGCTCGCGGCCTCGGGCGCGGCGATGGCGGCCGCGTGCCTCTGCAAGGTCTCGGCGCTCGTCCTCGTCCCTGCCTTCCTCGTCCTCCTCGTCGGTCCGGGTCGACCGGGAGCGCGTCGCGCGCTCGTCGGCATCGGGCTGTTCGCTGCGGCGGGCATCGCGCTCGCCGCGGCGGTCCTCGTGCCCTTCGGCGGCGTCGCCGCGGTGCAGGCGATGGCCGACTACCAGCTCGCGCACGCGCAGGGTGGCCATGCCGTGCGCATCGACGGCGTCGTGCACGCCGCCGCGCCGTGGTGGGCGACCTTGCGCTTCGCCCTCGACGGCACCGGCATCGTGCCCTCCATCGGCATCGTGCTGGGAGCCGCGACCGCCTGGCTCGCGCGCCCGGCGCGCGCGCTCGTCGCGACCCTGACGACCGCGACCGCGCTCTCCATCGTCGCCCTGTCCGCGTCGCCCGTCGCGCTGCCGCAGTACCTGCTCGGCTGGATCTGGATGCCGACCGCGCTCGCCGGGGTCGGGCTGGTCGAGCTCGTGCGTCGCGTGCGCGTCGCGACGTCGTGGACGCCGCGACGGATCGGCGCGGCCGCCGCCGCCGTCGTCGTCGGGATCGGCGCGGCGTGGAGCGGGACGGCGTCGTTCGTCCGCGTCGCGCTCACCGAGCGCGACGCGGTCGACCTCGCCGTCGAGACGTTGCTCGAGCTCGACGCCGAGCCCGTCGTCTACGTGCCGGGGCACGACGGCTGGAACGCGCGCGCCCAGGAGGGCGTGACCGTCGTCGGCGATCCGTCCGCGCAGGGCATCACCGCCGTCATCGTCGGCGACGACCAGCGAACGACGCCCGATCCCGCACTGCTCGCGTTCCTCGACGATCCCGACACGTGCGTCGGCGGGCTGCAGGTCGTCGAGGGCTGGCTCGTATGCGACCTGGGCGGCGAGCTCGTCGTGACCGAGGATGGCTTCGCCGTCGCCGGCGGCTGA
- a CDS encoding acyl-CoA dehydrogenase family protein yields MTLTPLPSDFYRLESQLTEREQEAIAVLREAMEPMRDVIDEHWHRDEFPMDVIPAIAATGVLGHSWEETQTFPASAVYRGWAALEMARVDASLSTFVGVQNGLAAGSIGACGSPEQRAEWLPRLASGEVLGAFGLTEPLSGSDAARGLRTSARREGDEWVLDGAKRWIGNATFADVVIVWAKDVADGQVKGFIVPTTTPGFQATKIERKIALRMVQNADIVLDGVRVPESLRLQRAESFRDTARVLRLTRAEVAWAAVGVMAGAYEAAVRYTSEREQFGEPIAGHQLVQDLLAKSLGAITASIALCVQVSRMQDEDRQDDAHSALAKAYATARMREVVAWCREVCGGNGIVTDHDVARFFADAEALYSYEGTFQMNQLIVGRAITGRAAFV; encoded by the coding sequence ATGACCCTCACCCCGCTGCCCAGCGACTTCTATCGTCTGGAGTCGCAGCTCACCGAGCGCGAGCAGGAGGCGATCGCAGTGCTGCGCGAGGCCATGGAGCCCATGCGCGACGTCATCGACGAGCACTGGCACCGCGACGAGTTCCCCATGGACGTCATCCCCGCCATCGCGGCGACGGGCGTGCTCGGGCACTCGTGGGAGGAGACGCAGACCTTCCCCGCCTCGGCCGTCTACCGCGGCTGGGCGGCGCTCGAGATGGCGCGCGTCGACGCGTCGCTGTCGACGTTCGTCGGCGTGCAGAACGGACTCGCCGCCGGCTCGATCGGCGCGTGCGGCTCGCCCGAGCAGCGCGCCGAGTGGCTGCCGCGCCTCGCCTCGGGCGAGGTCCTCGGCGCCTTCGGCCTCACCGAGCCGCTCTCCGGGTCCGACGCCGCACGCGGCCTGCGCACGAGCGCGCGTCGCGAGGGCGACGAGTGGGTGCTCGACGGCGCGAAGCGATGGATCGGCAACGCGACGTTCGCCGACGTCGTCATCGTCTGGGCGAAGGACGTCGCCGACGGGCAGGTGAAGGGATTCATCGTGCCCACGACGACGCCCGGCTTCCAGGCGACGAAGATCGAGCGCAAGATCGCGCTGCGGATGGTGCAGAACGCCGACATCGTGCTGGACGGCGTGCGCGTTCCCGAGTCGCTGCGGCTGCAGCGCGCGGAGTCGTTCCGCGACACCGCGCGCGTGCTGCGCCTCACGCGGGCGGAGGTCGCGTGGGCGGCGGTCGGCGTCATGGCCGGCGCCTACGAGGCGGCCGTGCGCTACACGAGCGAGCGGGAGCAGTTCGGCGAGCCCATCGCCGGGCACCAGCTCGTGCAGGACCTGCTGGCGAAGTCGCTCGGCGCCATCACGGCGTCCATCGCGCTGTGCGTGCAGGTGTCGCGCATGCAGGACGAGGACCGCCAGGACGACGCGCACTCGGCGCTCGCGAAGGCCTACGCCACGGCGCGGATGCGCGAGGTCGTCGCGTGGTGCCGCGAGGTGTGCGGCGGCAACGGCATCGTGACCGACCACGACGTCGCCCGCTTCTTCGCCGACGCCGAGGCGCTCTACTCGTACGAGGGCACGTTCCAGATGAACCAGCTCATCGTGGGACGCGCGATCACGGGACGGGCTGCGTTCGTCTGA
- a CDS encoding alginate O-acetyltransferase AlgX-related protein produces the protein MTAGSGHDVRVAEGVRPIARLRGLRYVPLVMLVVIAIVLTIVGFVTQRQLQAGWDAEAAPVALPDEVAPSTLAASCTPAVEQPEPQPWLSGDADRITAATAEWDAHAGEIAQPWIQGQDGMVFWSDVQALNMSQAVGRRVLSQAEIDTWASFVGTLEADLAAQGIELYVTIAPAKWDVYPELLPEWMQQIRGSGPFDQLLALHPELPWVDVRQTLRDAAGTAPVFPDTNSHWTDYGAAVAWQQMATCMADSSPALAGLTPPTIVDTVAEEPSNEFEQYGVPASDDFVAPVLAEPLGPVEVTAADGSVQTYAGDQAMGFDPLPATTSNPAAQLDMTALILRDSMGTALAPYWHDAFRETVQVRHNVDAPSTIPDIGALVEEHQPEVVILEIAQRHLTFPPPAQP, from the coding sequence ATGACCGCCGGCAGCGGCCACGACGTCCGCGTCGCCGAGGGCGTGCGGCCCATCGCACGGCTGCGCGGCCTGCGCTACGTCCCCCTCGTGATGCTCGTCGTCATCGCGATCGTGCTCACGATCGTCGGATTCGTCACGCAGCGCCAGCTGCAGGCGGGGTGGGACGCGGAGGCGGCACCGGTCGCGCTGCCCGACGAGGTGGCGCCGTCGACCCTCGCGGCGTCGTGCACGCCCGCCGTCGAGCAGCCCGAGCCGCAGCCGTGGCTCTCGGGCGACGCCGACCGCATCACGGCCGCGACCGCCGAGTGGGATGCCCACGCCGGCGAGATCGCGCAGCCGTGGATCCAGGGGCAGGACGGCATGGTCTTCTGGAGCGACGTGCAGGCGCTCAACATGTCGCAGGCGGTCGGAAGGCGCGTCCTGTCGCAGGCCGAGATCGACACGTGGGCTTCGTTCGTCGGCACCCTCGAGGCGGACCTCGCGGCGCAGGGCATCGAGCTGTACGTGACGATCGCGCCCGCGAAGTGGGACGTGTACCCCGAGCTCCTGCCCGAGTGGATGCAGCAGATCCGCGGCTCCGGCCCCTTCGACCAGCTGCTCGCGCTGCATCCCGAGCTGCCGTGGGTCGACGTGCGGCAGACGCTGCGCGACGCCGCCGGCACGGCCCCCGTGTTCCCCGACACGAACAGCCACTGGACCGACTACGGTGCTGCCGTGGCTTGGCAGCAGATGGCGACGTGCATGGCGGACTCGTCGCCCGCCCTCGCGGGCCTCACGCCCCCGACGATCGTCGACACCGTCGCCGAGGAGCCCTCGAACGAGTTCGAGCAGTACGGCGTGCCGGCGAGCGACGACTTCGTGGCCCCCGTGCTCGCCGAGCCGCTCGGCCCGGTCGAGGTCACCGCCGCCGACGGCTCCGTGCAGACCTACGCCGGCGACCAGGCGATGGGCTTCGACCCGCTGCCTGCCACGACGTCGAACCCCGCCGCGCAGCTCGACATGACGGCGCTCATCCTCCGCGACTCGATGGGCACCGCGCTCGCGCCGTACTGGCACGACGCGTTCCGCGAGACCGTCCAGGTGCGCCACAACGTCGACGCCCCCAGCACCATCCCCGACATCGGAGCGCTCGTGGAAGAGCATCAGCCTGAGGTCGTGATCCTCGAGATCGCACAGCGGCACCTCACCTTCCCGCCGCCGGCGCAGCCGTGA
- a CDS encoding ABC transporter permease, which produces MSAIALTAQERRARRKEERATAFSLMRNLALREIRAEYKRTVLGRVWSLLNPVAQIAIFSLVFGLLLRLPVPTGTNSEIHFFPLWIGIGVITWAYVSGSISGGMSSLLANQGLLTKVYFERSVLVVSSIVASTTTYLTELVVLVLITALIGGPAVLLYVPLLVPLLALTIAFVIGLSLMLSVALVYFRDLQHLWAIFTQIWMYASGVMFPVALVQQAQDQLASEGVLLDGQPLPLVTIFELNPTERILAAFRNIIYDYAVPSLDTWLYIGAWSFGLLVVGALVFRRFSRDVVEEL; this is translated from the coding sequence GTGAGCGCCATCGCCCTGACCGCGCAGGAGCGGCGCGCGAGGCGCAAGGAGGAGCGCGCGACCGCGTTCAGCCTCATGCGCAACCTCGCCCTGCGCGAGATCCGTGCCGAGTACAAGCGCACGGTCCTCGGCCGCGTGTGGTCGCTGCTGAACCCCGTCGCGCAGATCGCGATCTTCTCGCTCGTCTTCGGCCTGCTGCTGCGCCTGCCCGTGCCGACGGGCACGAACTCCGAGATCCACTTCTTCCCCCTGTGGATCGGCATCGGCGTGATCACCTGGGCGTACGTGTCGGGCAGCATCTCCGGCGGCATGTCGTCGCTGCTCGCCAACCAGGGACTGCTGACGAAGGTGTACTTCGAGCGGTCGGTGCTCGTCGTGTCGTCGATCGTGGCGAGCACGACGACGTACCTCACGGAGCTCGTCGTGCTCGTGCTCATCACGGCGCTCATCGGCGGACCCGCGGTGCTGCTGTACGTGCCGCTGCTCGTGCCGCTGCTGGCGCTCACCATCGCGTTCGTCATCGGACTCTCGCTCATGCTGAGCGTCGCGCTCGTCTACTTCCGCGACCTGCAGCACCTCTGGGCGATCTTCACGCAGATCTGGATGTACGCCTCGGGCGTCATGTTCCCCGTCGCGCTCGTCCAACAGGCGCAGGACCAGCTCGCGAGCGAGGGCGTCCTCCTCGACGGGCAGCCGCTGCCGCTCGTGACGATCTTCGAGCTCAACCCGACCGAGCGCATCCTCGCGGCGTTCCGCAACATCATCTACGACTACGCCGTGCCGAGCCTCGACACATGGCTCTACATCGGGGCGTGGTCCTTCGGGCTCCTCGTCGTCGGCGCCCTCGTGTTCCGTCGGTTCTCGCGCGACGTGGTGGAGGAGCTCTAG
- a CDS encoding O-antigen ligase family protein yields MSRFLEVADHLLGQARFIQALTATSIGVAVLAPLIVRLSGWAGLAGVLAVLVVLAAGSLWSMRLELEVRYVPITLAAFVAYAALSIVWSRYTGAAALGVLELVAFGLLGAYVALTRDISQIVRAFGGVLRLVLLGSFVIEMLLGIVLDMPLPGLGVHGNLIRLGPVQGLMGRAELMGIVAVLALVTFVVELRMRSMPLWPGLAWVAGAVAALLLSRSSTALVLALVAVAAYGALAFIRAAQPALRTSRQVAVALVGVAVGVVVYAARWPLVDLLGGTTEALYRIDVWRQVLALQRVQSQWLEGRGFVGRWNLDVAPYSEIANVQSRQVVDASSAYIDALVQVGALGFAIFLLALAAATGRSWLLASRKRSVVYVWPAVVLAVMVASGFATSIMLFELGWLLVVVCAVKASHQITWRSALDVRPPAG; encoded by the coding sequence GTGAGCCGCTTCCTCGAGGTCGCCGACCACCTGCTGGGTCAGGCGCGCTTCATCCAGGCGCTCACGGCGACGTCGATCGGGGTCGCGGTGCTCGCGCCCCTCATCGTGCGGCTGTCGGGCTGGGCGGGCCTCGCCGGCGTCCTCGCCGTGCTCGTCGTCCTCGCCGCAGGCTCGCTGTGGTCGATGCGGCTCGAGCTCGAGGTGCGCTACGTGCCGATCACGCTCGCGGCCTTCGTGGCGTACGCAGCGCTGTCGATCGTCTGGTCCCGCTACACCGGCGCGGCGGCGCTCGGCGTGCTCGAGCTCGTCGCCTTCGGCCTGCTCGGCGCCTACGTCGCGCTCACGCGGGACATCTCGCAGATCGTGCGCGCGTTCGGCGGCGTCCTGCGGCTCGTCCTGCTGGGCTCGTTCGTCATCGAGATGCTGCTCGGCATCGTGCTCGACATGCCGCTGCCGGGCCTCGGCGTGCACGGCAACCTCATCCGCCTCGGCCCCGTGCAGGGCCTCATGGGGCGCGCCGAGCTCATGGGCATCGTCGCCGTGCTCGCGCTCGTGACGTTCGTCGTCGAGCTGCGGATGCGGTCGATGCCGCTGTGGCCGGGGCTCGCGTGGGTCGCCGGAGCCGTCGCGGCGCTGCTCCTCAGCCGCTCGTCGACGGCGCTCGTCCTCGCGCTCGTCGCCGTCGCAGCCTACGGCGCGCTCGCATTCATCCGAGCCGCGCAGCCCGCCCTGCGCACGAGCCGCCAGGTCGCCGTCGCGCTCGTCGGCGTCGCGGTCGGCGTCGTCGTCTACGCGGCTCGCTGGCCGCTCGTCGACCTGCTGGGGGGCACCACGGAGGCCCTGTACCGCATCGACGTGTGGCGGCAGGTCCTCGCCCTGCAGCGGGTGCAGTCGCAGTGGCTCGAGGGGCGCGGATTCGTCGGCAGGTGGAACCTCGACGTCGCGCCCTACTCCGAGATCGCCAACGTGCAGTCGCGCCAGGTCGTGGACGCGTCGAGCGCCTACATCGACGCGCTCGTGCAGGTCGGGGCGCTGGGCTTCGCGATCTTCCTGCTCGCGCTCGCCGCCGCCACCGGCCGGTCGTGGCTGCTCGCGTCGCGCAAGCGGTCGGTCGTCTACGTGTGGCCAGCGGTCGTGCTCGCCGTCATGGTCGCATCCGGCTTCGCCACGAGCATCATGCTCTTCGAGCTCGGCTGGCTGCTCGTCGTCGTGTGCGCGGTGAAGGCGTCGCACCAGATCACATGGCGCTCGGCGCTCGACGTGCGCCCGCCCGCGGGCTGA
- a CDS encoding ABC transporter ATP-binding protein, giving the protein MTEPAVVVDRVSKSFRVYQERNQSIKAAVLQRGRAKYTDFHALQDVSFQIPKGSTFGLLGRNGSGKSTLLKVMARILNPDSGSIAMDGRVAAMLEVGSGFHPELSGRENVYLNGAILGMRKEEIDRKFDRIVEFSGVGDFIDQPVKNYSSGMYVRLGFAVSIHVEPDILLVDEVLAVGDMDFQEKCLEKFAQFRDEGRTVVVVSHGLEQMRSFCDQAAWLDHGVVQDVGPARRIVDEYADSSHAAKPVDGGGTRFGSGEMLVERIELLAADGGDAGGLQTGDGLLVRVHYRAHETVERPVLGVSIGTREGIHVWGTHGFDAGWVPERIEPGTGTIDVHVSGLPLLPGMYDVSTVVQDFRRTVIYDAFQRGASFTLQRGERDNAGGIVALDATFGGLEPEQPLVPLSRLR; this is encoded by the coding sequence GTGACCGAACCCGCCGTCGTCGTCGACCGCGTCTCCAAGTCCTTCCGCGTCTACCAGGAGCGCAACCAGTCGATCAAGGCCGCGGTCCTGCAGCGCGGTCGGGCGAAGTACACCGACTTCCACGCTCTGCAGGACGTGTCGTTCCAGATCCCGAAGGGCTCGACGTTCGGCCTGCTCGGTCGCAACGGCTCGGGCAAGTCGACCCTGCTCAAGGTGATGGCGCGCATCCTCAACCCCGACTCGGGCTCGATCGCGATGGACGGTCGCGTCGCGGCGATGCTCGAGGTCGGGTCGGGCTTCCACCCCGAGCTCTCCGGCCGCGAGAACGTCTACCTCAACGGCGCGATCCTCGGGATGCGCAAGGAGGAGATCGACCGCAAGTTCGATCGGATCGTCGAGTTCTCGGGCGTCGGCGACTTCATCGACCAGCCCGTCAAGAACTACTCGAGCGGCATGTACGTTCGCCTGGGCTTCGCGGTGTCGATCCACGTCGAGCCCGACATCCTGCTCGTCGACGAGGTGCTCGCCGTCGGCGACATGGACTTCCAGGAGAAGTGCCTCGAGAAGTTCGCCCAGTTCCGCGACGAGGGCCGCACGGTCGTCGTCGTCTCCCACGGACTCGAGCAGATGCGCTCGTTCTGCGACCAGGCCGCCTGGCTCGACCACGGCGTCGTCCAGGACGTCGGTCCCGCGCGTCGCATCGTCGACGAGTACGCGGACTCCAGCCACGCGGCGAAGCCCGTGGACGGCGGTGGGACGCGCTTCGGCTCGGGCGAGATGCTCGTGGAGCGCATCGAGCTGCTCGCGGCGGACGGCGGCGACGCCGGGGGCCTGCAGACGGGCGACGGCCTGCTCGTGCGCGTGCACTACCGCGCGCACGAGACCGTCGAGCGACCCGTCCTCGGCGTGTCGATCGGCACGCGCGAGGGCATCCACGTGTGGGGGACGCACGGATTCGACGCCGGCTGGGTGCCGGAGCGCATCGAGCCTGGCACCGGCACGATCGACGTGCACGTGTCGGGGCTGCCGCTGCTGCCGGGCATGTACGACGTCTCGACGGTCGTGCAGGACTTCCGTCGCACCGTCATCTACGACGCGTTCCAGCGCGGGGCGTCGTTCACGCTGCAGCGCGGCGAGCGCGACAACGCCGGCGGCATCGTGGCGCTCGACGCCACCTTCGGCGGCCTCGAGCCCGAGCAGCCGCTCGTGCCCCTCTCGCGGCTGCGCTGA
- a CDS encoding NAD-dependent epimerase/dehydratase family protein: MSNAERTVVTGAGGYVGRHVVRALLDDGVAVTAVVRPGSSAQVDERATRLELDVLGDEAGVARLGETGPTALIHLAWQDGFRHAAPSHMELLSSHVRLLTQVADWPSLDRLAVLGTMHEIGYVEGAIDADTPTNPTTLYGIAKDALRRWTLAALAGRDDLSVSWLRCYYIYGDDEGGQSIFAKLLAAAAEGKRTFPFTTGRTLYDFIPVDELGRQIAAVSEQSEIDGVINCCTGEPESLASRVTGYIAEHDLDIELEYGAFPDRPYDSPGVWGDATLIRRIMAAHAAR, encoded by the coding sequence ATGTCGAACGCGGAGCGCACGGTCGTCACGGGTGCCGGAGGCTACGTCGGACGGCACGTCGTGCGGGCGCTGCTCGACGACGGCGTGGCCGTGACCGCGGTCGTCCGTCCCGGCTCGAGCGCCCAGGTGGACGAGCGGGCCACGCGCCTCGAGCTCGACGTGCTCGGCGACGAGGCGGGCGTCGCCCGGCTCGGCGAGACCGGCCCGACGGCCCTCATCCACCTCGCGTGGCAGGACGGCTTCCGGCACGCGGCTCCGTCGCACATGGAGCTGCTCTCGTCGCACGTGCGCCTCCTCACGCAGGTCGCCGACTGGCCGAGCCTCGACCGGCTCGCCGTGCTCGGCACCATGCACGAGATCGGCTACGTCGAGGGCGCGATCGACGCGGACACCCCGACGAACCCCACGACCCTCTACGGCATCGCGAAGGATGCGCTGCGCCGCTGGACGCTCGCGGCGCTCGCCGGTCGCGACGACCTCTCGGTCTCGTGGCTGCGCTGCTACTACATCTACGGCGACGACGAGGGCGGCCAGTCGATCTTCGCGAAGCTGCTCGCCGCGGCCGCGGAGGGCAAGCGCACGTTCCCCTTCACGACCGGCAGGACGCTCTACGACTTCATCCCGGTCGACGAGCTCGGCAGGCAGATCGCCGCGGTCTCGGAGCAGTCGGAGATCGACGGCGTCATCAACTGCTGCACCGGCGAGCCCGAGTCGCTCGCGTCGCGCGTGACGGGCTACATCGCGGAGCACGACCTCGACATCGAGCTCGAGTACGGCGCCTTCCCCGATCGCCCGTACGACTCCCCCGGCGTGTGGGGCGACGCGACGCTCATCCGTCGCATCATGGCGGCGCACGCAGCGCGCTGA
- a CDS encoding O-antigen ligase family protein has protein sequence MTPRPASLLAGWAIALLAAGDAVRYTVGYAGWAVLCGLTLVAAVVVLVRARARLRATPVALAMLLALMLLSAIWAVAPLATLLGATLQVATAIAGVLLAQLDLERLLRLAHAVLQGILVVSIVFELAVALLVGGRLYPLVPMPGVESYGPDSPAAFAWSRGLLLEGGRIQGIVGNANLLAMLALLALVLAGCLAASRRLRAWPAWVALPLVTLALTRSATVLAALGVVAVVAALVVAWRRLPMRAFRWTLVAVGALAVAAVASVLVLRDVLLGLVGRDGDLTGRTDIWAAVVAEWLRSPVVGTGWVGYWPPFAAPYDDLAVHDGVVYLQAHSVVLDVLMQIGVVGLLAWLALQATTLVGAVRWLRDASAGDAGLRAAPLLVLVALLAQGLAESRPLIELGFALLVAFAWLLPARSRSRAVAA, from the coding sequence ATGACTCCCCGGCCGGCATCGCTGCTGGCCGGCTGGGCGATCGCGCTCCTCGCCGCCGGCGACGCCGTGCGCTACACGGTGGGCTACGCCGGCTGGGCGGTGCTCTGCGGGCTCACGCTCGTCGCCGCGGTCGTCGTCCTCGTCCGAGCGCGCGCGCGACTGCGCGCGACGCCGGTCGCGCTCGCGATGCTGCTCGCCCTCATGCTGCTCTCCGCGATCTGGGCGGTCGCGCCGCTCGCGACGCTGCTCGGGGCGACGCTGCAGGTCGCGACCGCGATCGCAGGGGTGCTGCTGGCGCAGCTCGACCTCGAGCGCCTGCTGCGCCTGGCGCATGCCGTGCTCCAGGGCATCCTCGTCGTCTCGATCGTCTTCGAGCTCGCCGTCGCGCTGCTGGTCGGCGGTCGCCTGTACCCGCTCGTGCCGATGCCCGGCGTCGAGTCCTACGGACCCGACTCGCCCGCCGCGTTCGCATGGTCGCGCGGCCTGCTGCTCGAGGGCGGCCGCATCCAGGGCATCGTCGGCAACGCCAACCTGCTGGCGATGCTCGCGCTGCTCGCGCTCGTGCTCGCCGGCTGCCTCGCCGCGTCGCGCAGGCTGCGCGCGTGGCCGGCATGGGTGGCCCTGCCGCTCGTCACGCTCGCGCTGACGCGATCGGCGACCGTCCTCGCCGCGCTCGGCGTCGTCGCCGTCGTCGCCGCGCTCGTCGTCGCCTGGCGACGGCTCCCCATGCGCGCCTTCCGCTGGACGCTCGTCGCCGTCGGCGCGCTCGCCGTCGCCGCGGTCGCGAGCGTCCTCGTCCTGCGCGACGTGCTGCTCGGGCTCGTCGGTCGCGACGGCGACCTGACGGGCCGGACCGACATCTGGGCCGCCGTCGTCGCCGAGTGGCTGCGCAGCCCCGTCGTGGGCACGGGATGGGTGGGCTACTGGCCACCGTTCGCCGCGCCGTACGACGACCTCGCGGTGCACGACGGCGTCGTGTACCTGCAGGCGCACTCCGTCGTGCTCGACGTGCTCATGCAGATCGGCGTCGTCGGCCTCCTCGCCTGGCTCGCCCTGCAGGCGACGACGCTCGTCGGAGCCGTGCGCTGGCTCCGCGACGCGTCCGCGGGCGACGCGGGCCTGCGGGCGGCGCCGCTGCTCGTGCTCGTCGCGCTCCTCGCGCAGGGGCTCGCGGAGTCGCGGCCCCTCATCGAGCTCGGCTTCGCCCTCCTCGTCGCGTTCGCCTGGCTGCTGCCGGCGCGCAGCCGCTCCCGGGCGGTCGCCGCGTGA